CGGCGCTGGCCCTGCTGCACGGCAACCGCAGCCTGGGCAGCACGGGCGAGTGGCGCATCGAAAAGCAGCGCCTGCGCTGGGACGTGCTCGACGCGTTCGCCAAGGCGGCGCAGCAGGCCGGCGTCCCCGCCACCACCGACTTCAACACCGGCGACAACGAAGGCGTGGGCTACTTTGAAGTGAACCAGAAGGCGGGCTGGCGCTGGAACGCCTCGAAAGCCTTTCTGCGACCGGTGCGGCAGAGGCCCAACCTCACGGTGTGGACGCAGGCGCAGGTGCAGCGGCTCACGCTGCAGCGTGAGGCCAACGGCGCACTGCGCTGCACCGGCGCCGAGCTGCAGCGCGGCGGCCAGAAGGTGGCGGTGGTGGCGGCGAAGGAAGTGGTGCTCAGCGCGGGCAGCATCGGCTCGCCGCAGATCCTGCAGCTCTCGGGCCTGGGCCCGGCGGCGCTGCTGCAGCGGCACGGCATCGCGGTGCAGCACGACCTGCCCGGCGTGGGCGCCAACCTGCAAGACCATTTGCAGATCCGCTCGGTCTACAAGGTGACGGGCGCCAAGACGCTCAACACCCTGGCCAACTCGCTCTGGGGCAAGGCCGCCATCGGGCTGGAATACGCGTTCACGCGCAGCGGCCCCATGAGCATGGCGCCCAGCCAGCTCGGCGCCTTCACCCGGAGCGACCCGGCCCAGCCCTACGCCAACCTCGAATACCACGTGCAGCCGCTCAGCCTGGACGCGTTCGGCGAGCCGCTGCACAGCTTCCCGGCCTTCACCGCCAGCGTGTGCAACCTCAACCCCACCAGCCGCGGCCATGTGCGCATCACCTCGGCGCAGGCGTCGGACGCGCCGGCCATCGCGCCGTGTTACCTGAGCACGCCCGAAGACCGGCGTGTGGCGGCCGACAGCCTGCGCGTGACGCGGCGCATCGTCGCACAGCCGGCGCTGGCCAACTACCAGCCCGAAGAGTTCAAGCCCGGCGTGCAGTTCCAGAGCGACGAAGAGCTCGCGCGCCTGGCCGGCGACATCGCCAGCACCATCTTTCACCCGGTCGGCACGACCAAGATGGGCAGCGCCGACGACCCGCTGGCCGTGGTGGACAGCCACCTGCGCGTGCGCGGCGTGGCCGGCCTGCGCGTGGTGGACGCGGGCGTGATGCCCACCATCACCAGCGGCAACACCAACAGCCCCACGCTGATGATCGCGGAGAAGGCGGCGCGCTGGATGCTGCGCGGGGACTGAGGCCGAGCCCCGCTCGCAGCCCCGCGCCGCTCAGTGGCTGACCTGCCCCAGGAAGGCGCGCACGCGCGGGTTGTCCTGGGCGTGGAAGAACTCGGCGGGCGGCGCGTCCTGGGCCACTTGGCCCTGGTCCACGAACAGGATGCGGTCGGCCACCTCGCGGGCGAAACCCATCTCGTGCGTCACGATGATCATGGTCATGCCCGACTGGGCCAGCCGCTTCATCACATCCAGCACCTCCTTGACCATCTCCGGGTCCAGCGCCGAGGTGGGCTCGTCGAACAGGATGGCCTTGGGCTGCATGGCCAGGGCGCGGGCGATCGCCACCCGCTGCTGCTGCCCGCCCGAGAGCGCGAAGGGGTGCTTGTGCGCGTGGGCCTCCATGCCCACGCGCTGCAGCAGTTCCATGGCCTGCTCGTTGGCTTCGCCACGCGGGGTCTTGCGGATGCGCCGCGGCGCCAGCGTCACGTTGTCGAGCACGGTGAGGTGTGGGAACAGGTTGAACTGCTGGAACACCATGCCCAGCTCGCGGCGCAGGGCTTCGAGGTGCCGGAGGTCGTCGTTGACCTCAATGCCGTCGACCACGATGCGGCCCGAGTCGTGGCGCTCCAGGCGGTTGAGCGTGCGCAGCAGCGTGCTCTTGCCCGAGCCCGAGGCGCCCAGGATGGCGCTGACCTGGCCGGCGTGAAACGCCGTGCTGATGCCGCGCAGCACGTGGTGCGCGCCGAAGTGCTTGTTGACGTTGTCGATGGTGATGAGCGGGGGGCTGGTGTTCATGGCTGGCGGCCTTCCACGTC
This Hydrogenophaga taeniospiralis DNA region includes the following protein-coding sequences:
- a CDS encoding GMC family oxidoreductase, producing the protein MSPTTFDYIVIGAGTAGCLLANRLSADAGKTVLLIEAGRKDDYHWIHIPVGYLYCIGNPRTDWLYQTEADPGLNGRRLRYPRGKGLGGCSSINGMIYMRGQARDYDQWARLTGDHSWAWSQCLPDFKAHEDHYRLDAANESMTNPALALLHGNRSLGSTGEWRIEKQRLRWDVLDAFAKAAQQAGVPATTDFNTGDNEGVGYFEVNQKAGWRWNASKAFLRPVRQRPNLTVWTQAQVQRLTLQREANGALRCTGAELQRGGQKVAVVAAKEVVLSAGSIGSPQILQLSGLGPAALLQRHGIAVQHDLPGVGANLQDHLQIRSVYKVTGAKTLNTLANSLWGKAAIGLEYAFTRSGPMSMAPSQLGAFTRSDPAQPYANLEYHVQPLSLDAFGEPLHSFPAFTASVCNLNPTSRGHVRITSAQASDAPAIAPCYLSTPEDRRVAADSLRVTRRIVAQPALANYQPEEFKPGVQFQSDEELARLAGDIASTIFHPVGTTKMGSADDPLAVVDSHLRVRGVAGLRVVDAGVMPTITSGNTNSPTLMIAEKAARWMLRGD
- a CDS encoding amino acid ABC transporter ATP-binding protein, translating into MNTSPPLITIDNVNKHFGAHHVLRGISTAFHAGQVSAILGASGSGKSTLLRTLNRLERHDSGRIVVDGIEVNDDLRHLEALRRELGMVFQQFNLFPHLTVLDNVTLAPRRIRKTPRGEANEQAMELLQRVGMEAHAHKHPFALSGGQQQRVAIARALAMQPKAILFDEPTSALDPEMVKEVLDVMKRLAQSGMTMIIVTHEMGFAREVADRILFVDQGQVAQDAPPAEFFHAQDNPRVRAFLGQVSH